In the genome of Nycticebus coucang isolate mNycCou1 chromosome 12, mNycCou1.pri, whole genome shotgun sequence, the window GGGTCCTGAAAGCAAGGGGCTAGGGCCTCCACGGCTGGCAGTGATAAAGCGGACAATGTGGTCATGCCGAAGGCCTGGCAGCTCGTACAATGCTCTCTCAGCTCgaaactgggccacagcccttgCAGGGAAGGCCTTGATGGCTACCAGCTCACCTCGCAGCTGCCCGGCCCACACCACTGTGTGACCTCCTTCCTGGATAACCTGGTGGGGACACTATGCTGGGTCCGGGCTTCTGAGATACACAAGGAACAGGCTTCCTCCCCAGCACAACCTCCAGGAGTCCCCAGAGGAACCAGTCTCTCCCTCCCTGGGGCACCTGAGAGAAACACAGCTCGGGCAGCTCGGGCAGCTcctcactccagtctctgcctgagtctggctctggctctggcccaCCTTGCACTGTGCAGGCCTTTCGCTGTAGCAGAACTGAGACAGAGAAGAGCCTAGGGTCTAGGTGTACACGCATGGGGACAGGGAAGGGGACTTTGTGAGAAGAGGGCTTTGTAAGAGGGTAATGGGAGTCAGTTTATAGAGATCCAGGACCATGGAGTCAGGGGTGCCTGGAGAGGGTTCAGAGCTTTGGACAATGTCTTAGAGTCACAAGGGAGGGATGGGGCAGATTAGTACCCAAGATGATGCTGCCTAGCAACAGCAACAGGAGAAGGAACAGTCCCAGCAGCACCAGTGCTATCCAGATGGACTCACCTGGACATCAAGGCAAGAACACAGGCTGATGAACCCTGCCCCAAACCTGCTCTCTGTTGTTCAGAGAGTTTGCTTCTcaacccacccccaccctggtcAAGAGCCCCCTTATCTTCTAGTCACCAGGGCAACTAACTTCCCAAGGCCAAGAGGAGGGAAgtttggggtgggggtagggtgaGAAGTGGCCTTGGTTCTACCTCTCATCCTAACCTGGGCCCCAGCCCCCGCTGGGCTCAGCACACCCGGGTAGCTACCTGGGGAGGCCTGGGGACCCTGGGCACCAGGAGTCCCAGGGCTCCCTAGAGGAGGCAGATGGCTATAATTGGCATTGCAGAAGTCGGTGCCACAGGAGCAAGTGAAGAGAGTGGAGCCGGGGCTGGGGTGGGCTCTGGGGGTTGGGTCACAATGGAGGGCCTCACAGCCTGGCTCATCACTGTCTCGGCATCCTGATGTGGTGGGAttaggggaagaggagagaaagggagagttgGAGAGAGAGTACAGTGGGTTCTGAGAACAGAGAGGATAAATCCCTTCTCTATCCCATTTCCACCTCGCATGGGCTTTTCTTCCCCTCCAACACATTCCATTCCCCCCTCTTGACTGCACCCACTTCCCGGCATGTGTGTGCCGCCCACCCTAGCTGTCACCTGCCATATACTTTGCCATTCACCTTGCATCTCCACCTGTGCCTGGTCTTGGGTCAGGTTCCAGATCCCAAAGCAGCAGTGGCTGTAGAGGCAGCGGATAACCCTGGGGTGCCCTGGTCCTGTACCtagcagttctcccagcatcttTGTGCTTCCCCGCACTCCGGGGGCCTCAAAGAACACACAGGTCCGCCTGTTTGGAGGTGCTGAGGCCCAGGGTAGGGAAAGGGAAGGATTCATGATAGGAGTGAATGCAAAGGCAAAACAGTGGCCAGAAGAATAGACAAAATACGTTTCAGTTCCCAGCATCAGTATGAGAAAGCTATAGGAGGAAACAGGATCAGCAGAGGCCTACATGACCCCCCCCATGAGGACAGCGGTTCTACCCTTCACCTTTAACCGCCCAGCTCACTCACCTCTCTGCCAAAGGAATTACTGTTGCTTCGGGTGCGCCTTTCCCTCATCGGGTGGATGGAAAGACTCTGCCTCTCCTTGTAGATACTTACCTTGCACAGCTGTGGGAAGTAATGCCCAAAGTCCCAGAGACCCCAGCATCCTGCTGAAGGATGGCAGCA includes:
- the AMHR2 gene encoding anti-Muellerian hormone type-2 receptor isoform X1; protein product: MLGSLGLWALLPTAVQAPPNRRTCVFFEAPGVRGSTKMLGELLGTGPGHPRVIRCLYSHCCFGIWNLTQDQAQVEMQGCRDSDEPGCEALHCDPTPRAHPSPGSTLFTCSCGTDFCNANYSHLPPLGSPGTPGAQGPQASPGESIWIALVLLGLFLLLLLLLGSIILVLLQRKACTVQGGPEPEPDSGRDWSEELPELPELCFSQVIQEGGHTVVWAGQLRGELVAIKAFPARAVAQFRAERALYELPGLRHDHIVRFITASRGGPSPLLSGPLLVLELHPKGSLCHYLTQHTNDWGSSLRMALSLAQGLAFLHEERWQDGQYKPGIAHRDLSSQNVLMREDGSCAIGDLGLALVLPGLTQPSTWAPTQLQGPAAIMEAGTQRYMAPELLDKTLDLQDWGTALRRADIYSLALLLWEILSRCPDLRPDSRPPPFQLAYEAELGSTPTTCELWALAVEERRRPYIPSTWCCFVTDPGGLRDLLEDCWDADPEARLTAECVQQRLAALACPREVPFLPEGSPHSCPPLCPEDCT
- the AMHR2 gene encoding anti-Muellerian hormone type-2 receptor isoform X2; the protein is MLGSLGLWALLPTAVQAPPNRRTCVFFEAPGVRGSTKMLGELLGTGPGHPRVIRCLYSHCCFGIWNLTQDQAQVEMQGCRDSDEPGCEALHCDPTPRAHPSPGSTLFTCSCGTDFCNANYSHLPPLGSPGTPGAQGPQASPGESIWIALVLLGLFLLLLLLLGSIILVLLQRKACTVQGGPEPEPDSGRDWSEELPELPELCFSQVIQEGGHTVVWAGQLRGELVAIKAFPARAVAQFRAERALYELPGLRHDHIVRFITASRGGPSPLLSGPLLVLELHPKGSLCHYLTQHTNDWGSSLRMALSLAQGLAFLHEERWQDGQYKPGIAHRDLSSQNVLMREDGSCAIGDLGLALVLPGLTQPSTWAPTQLQGPAAIMEAGTQRYMAPELLDKTLDLQDWGTALRRADIYSLALLLWEILSRCPDLRPADHHPSNWPMRQNLAAPPPPVSYGPWQWRRGGVPTSHLPGAALSQTLVG